Within the Candidatus Culexarchaeum yellowstonense genome, the region TTATAGTTTTTTGTTTTGTTGTTTTACTTAAGATGATGATTTGAACTATGGGAGTTTATTTTTTCATTATTATTTTATGGTTCCTATAGGAATCATATGTTATATTGGACATCTGCATGGGTTTTGTTTACAACGAGGACAATATGAATTATATTTTGATTTAAATGCCTCTTCTAAGTTTATATTCAAGAGATTAGCTATGGAAATAAGCCAAGCAAGCACATCAGCAATTTCACTTTTGATTTCAATTTCCGATCCATTCCTCAATGCTTTCGCAAGTTCTCCTACTTCCTCGATGAACCATATGAAGGTTTTTTCCAATCCTCTTCTACTATCTTTGTTGAAATATAGAGCTCTTATCATATTTTGAGCATCATTTAAGTTCATGTTTCATCGAATAATATTAGAATAATGATAAAAAAATATTTATCTTCAAAAGAGCTTTGATAATAAATGATAAGGATGCCAAAGAAGAAGAGAGATAGCACGTACATGCCTGTCACAGGGGCGGGGCTCATACGTTTTTTTGAGGAGGAAATGAAGGGAGTAAAGATCACTCCATTACAAATAGTAATAATAACCATGATATTCACCATAGTGATTATAATGGGAAACATGGGCATTTTTTCGTTTATAAAAATATGAGTATAAGAAAGTATAGCCAAGCATAATTTCATTAATGGGATAATAATTATTGAAAAAGAAGAAGGAAAGTTAGCAAAGATACATTTTATCCATCCATTATACCCATTGTATATATGCAGCTCCTATTTGAGATAATG harbors:
- a CDS encoding preprotein translocase subunit Sec61beta, translated to MPKKKRDSTYMPVTGAGLIRFFEEEMKGVKITPLQIVIITMIFTIVIIMGNMGIFSFIKI
- a CDS encoding nucleotide pyrophosphohydrolase translates to MNLNDAQNMIRALYFNKDSRRGLEKTFIWFIEEVGELAKALRNGSEIEIKSEIADVLAWLISIANLLNINLEEAFKSKYNSYCPRCKQNPCRCPI